A genome region from Arachis duranensis cultivar V14167 chromosome 6, aradu.V14167.gnm2.J7QH, whole genome shotgun sequence includes the following:
- the LOC107493805 gene encoding late embryogenesis abundant protein ECP63 translates to MASRQQFKEDRAEAAAKLAAKDIGDVNRERERDEGYTLNSEKARAEAAAKLAAKDLEDVNRARDTASYHKLQQQQQNPDVIGSMLRAVHDTIEHAKEAVVGKTQETGEAVSDTGKCVSEKTMETKDKAGAKVGEYAGYAADKARETKDVTMNKTGEYADYASQKAKDTKDYTADKTIEAKNKTMEKSGAYKDYAADKAKEAKDATMQKAGEYKDYAADKAKEAKDATTQKAGEYKDYAADKATDAKDYGAETAKEAKDATVQKAGEYSEYTAEKAKEGKHTTIGKLGELKDSAADAAKRAMDFFTGKKEETKQKAAETTEAATQKTNEAKVKLQLSGIEEEARRKMEGMRMEGGGGRGGTGGESKVWIRVEESRPGAAADALKAADEALNDAGRREKM, encoded by the exons atGGCGTCGAGGCAACAATTCAAGGAAGATAGAGCAGAGGCAGCTGCAAAGCTTGCAGCCAAGGACATAGGCGATGTAAACAGAGAAAGAGAGCGTGACGAAGGTTACACGCTCAACTCCGAAAAGGCACGTGCTGAAGCCGCTGCAAAGCTTGCTGCCAAGGATCTCGAAGATGTGAACAGAGCAAGAGACACAGCTTCGTACCACAAGCtacagcagcagcagcaaaaCCCTGATGTTATAGGGTCCATGTTAAGGGCAGTGCACGACACTATCGAGCACGCAAAGGAAGCTGTGGTAGGGAAGACTCAGGAGACCGGAGAGGCGGTTAGCGACACTGGAAAATGTGTTTCTGAGAAGACAATGGAGACGAAGGACAAAGCAGGTGCCAAAGTTGGAGAGTACGCTGGCTATGCTGCTGATAAAGCGAGAGAAACAAAAGATGTAACGATGAACAAAACTGGTGAGTATGCAGATTATGCGTCTCAGAAAGCGAAAGATACTAAGGACTATACTGCTGATAAAACTATAGAAGCCAAGAACAAGACAATGGAGAAATCTGGCGCGTATAAGGATTATGCTGCGGACAAGGCAAAGGAAGCGAAAGACGCTACAATGCAGAAGGCTGGGGAGTATAAGGATTATGCTGCTGACAAGGCGAAGGAAGCGAAGGATGCTACAACGCAAAAAGCTGGAGAGTACAAAGATTATGCTGCTGACAAGGCGACGGATGCAAAAGATTATGGTGCTGAGACGGCAAAGGAAGCAAAAGACGCTACAGTGCAGAAGGCTGGAGAGTACTCAGAGTATACTGCGGAGAAGGCAAAAGAGGGGAAGCACACGACAATTGGGAAGCTTGGGGAGCTGAAAGACTCAGCTGCCGATGCTGCTAAGAGAGCTATGGATTTCTTCACCGGCAAGAAAGAGGAAACCAAGCAGAAGGCCGCAGAGACAACGGAAGCAGCCACGCAGAAGACTAATGAGGCAAAG GTGAAGCTGCAGCTGAGTGGAATAGAGGAAGAAGCAAGGAGAAAAATGGAAGGGATGAGGATggagggaggaggaggacgaggAGGCACGGGCGGAGAGAGTAAGGTGTGGATCCGAGTGGAGGAGAGTCGACCGGGGGCGGCGGCAGATGCTTTAAAGGCAGCAGATGAGGCCTTGAATGATGCGGGGCGCCGTGAGAAAATGTGA